The nucleotide window gagtgaaggaacagcactctCCCCCTCCTTCAGTCCAAAACAGATGGTGCTGGGATATAAATACACATTATATGtgtttttaaccatttttaTTGTAGCTGAAAATACATACAATAGTACAATATAcaatacaaaatacaataatCTGTTTTTGCTTGAAGATGCATAAGTCATGGAGAAAACCACTCTGTGTGGCTGTCAAGTGCGGCAGCTATATAAGGTTGGTAAGTTTAATCTCCGATAATTGCTCAACCATCTGTGTCTATtcaagtgtgaatgtgagagtctAAATTAGTAGAGTTGACTTTGAAATTGGAGAAAAAGTCTTAAAGGTAGACTGGGTGAAAAAATTTTAGATAAAAAATTTAAGTTTATAATAGTAGAATAATAAGAGTCTTATTACAGAGAtatacagggacctggaggttatgggttcgattctcgctccgggtgactgtctgtgaggagtttggtgtgttctacctgtgtccacgtgggtttcctcctgtttcctcccacagtccaaaaacacacattggtaggtggattggcgactcgaaagagtttgtgtgagtgaatgtgtgtttgtgtgtgtgtcgcactgtgaaggactgttgccccatccaaggtgtgttcctgcattgcacgTAGTGATTCCGGTATAgttatatatagttatatacTTACGCCTAGTGACTGCAATGAAGAACATCTCCTGAGTTCGACTAGAGTGGACTAGGTTGCATAGCAATTGATTAACAAAGAAACTAGCAGATTGCCTGCTGTTTCCATGTACCTCACCCACTGGTGCTGTAGGTGGGGGCAGTGGTGTTATTTGTTGCAATACACCAACTTTCACAGtgaaaaaataccacatctACAATGCACAATTCATTTTATACAGCTTATATTCCACACAGTGTGGACTAGGCTTACAACTCAACATTGTAAAGATGGAATACAAGGCATTAAaacaggggtgggcaatcttatctgCAAAGGGCTGGTGTGGCTGCTGTTTTTTTCCAACCAACCAtgaggtcacatgatcagttGTTTTACTGAGAACAACTAATTAAActagtgaaatcaggtgtgctctggCCAGAATGGACTAAAATCCTGCAGCCACACCAGCCCTTTGAAGATAACATTGCCCACCCCTGCAATAAAAGCTCCTTATTGTCACAGAGAGTACCAAGCCTCATATTacagaaacatttattttacaagGTAAAATAATTGTAACTTTTAGTGTAAATGAATGTAAGAAAAATTTACAAACCCCATTTGCAAAATTTGAGAGGTTCTGCATAATTTCCATATGCATGAGATAAGACCCAATACCAGTACTGACTGGCTGTAACCTCTGGGCCATTGGACAGCACTGGCGTACCAGGCGTAGTGGATTTCcagtagtggaaatcactgcctTTGATCAGAAACACTTTACAAAGCCCACTGTGAACACAGTTTATCACTGCCTCAACAAAATGGAAGTTAAAACTCTATCCTGCAAAGAAGaaatcataaataaaaagaatgcaGAAATGCTGACACCTTCTCTGGGCCTGACCTTATTTAAAAAGAGTTGAGGCAAAGTGGGAAGTGTCCTGTGGACTGACAAACTAAATTTGAAATTTGCTTTGGAAAGCATGGTTTCTGTTTCCTCCGGACCAAAATGACAAAAGGGACCATCCACCATTAATGCTGACAAAGaataatgtaaaagaaaaattcAAATACCTTTGGCGATTCTTTCTGtagatatataaacaaacaaacaaattacttactcaaaaataaattaaaaattccACTGAATACGATACATTTGCTGAGTCACTAGTCATGTGTGTTTGAAAGCTGAATGGAAAAAAAGGATTGAAAGTGATTGATAGTTCAGTATACTTACTAGCACACACTGATGCCCCAAGTTTGTTACAGTTAAAATCATTCCATTTCCCTAATATTACAAGCAAAAGACATGATTATAAAGCGGTAGTCAGGCCAAAAAGACACAAAACAGTAAACCGTACCGTAGAGGTTAGTAAGGTTTCAAACTGTGCTACATTTTACTATGTTTGTAAAAAGTCTTCAATATCAATGTACAAAACATCTGATACCCACAGCAGCATTTTTGTGATTTTGTCTGTCACTTCAGTTTACATTCATGTATGTAATGCTGAGTATATGTTTGAACTTGCCCAAAGGAAATGGTTTCAGTTCACAGTTGCTCATGGTAGTGTGACATGTCATTTGGAATTACCTCTATTCAGCTTTCGTTATGATTGATAGCTCATAACACTTTGTTTTCCCATCCGTATGCTTGTTTTAACTCTGATGTATCACTCACTTTCACAAGTAAAGTACATGGtccttaaatatatatatataatatatttgtgtgtgtgtgtgtgggggtgttgcttttactcaagtaaaataattatttcttggGTAAAATAATGACTGcagtaaatataaacatgtcATGTCATAGAACATCTTTAGTAGAAGCATAATAGCAGCAGCTGACAAAACTCCTATTgtacttaaatataaaatgcagcTTAACGTATATACAGCATGGGAAGTGGAGTTCAGTGTCTGTACTTTTTTCTGGATCCTCCTTAACTAAAATAAAACTGGTCTAAAAATCTAAAATAGAAGGTATGCATGATCACAAAGTGTCATGAATTCTGCTTGTGACAAAACATGAATCGAagtaaatattcaaataattgaaataaataCAAAGGGAATTATTATAATGCAAATATGACAGGCAAACAAGTGCCTGAGTAAAATTTAGATTATTTTACTTACTTCTGTACTTGAGTAGAAGTAAAAGTAGTACTGTGTAAAGGAGCACTTTCATAAAATCAAAGTCAAAGAAGATGCAGCCTTGCCACAAAAAGTGACATAATGTGCCAGACCTTCTGCAGATATACACATTTGGAATGTGAGACTGGCATCACAGTTTTAATGTGTACGACCAAAGTGGGTGGTGCAAGTGTGTGAAAGATTGAGATTGTTGGCACAGTCATACATCCACGCTTTAATTGTAAAGCACAGCACTAAACTGTTAAGGTATGAAACCTTCATAATATATGTGCAGGCAGTGTTCTATCTCGTAATTATCTGGCTGTCCAGGACTCCAATTAGTATAATCAAACTCTGACCCATCTGTCCACATCCACACTCCCTCCTGTGAAAGAAAAGTGTAAACAGAACATTGAATTAAGTCCCTAAATACATCATAGGTTTCTAAATGATTTTAATAGGTGAAATACAGAAGGAGATATTCTGAAATTAAATGTACTAATAGGGAGCTTGTCCTCCTTTTGCTGCTCTTCCCTTCCCATGTATGCTTTACactacatgttggaacatttgttTAAGTATTTGACGGAATTCAGCCACAGGAACAGGAATGTTAGTGCCAGAAAATGTGTCttttgcatttaacccatctgtggcagtgaacacacacactcaaaggcACTTCACCCATGGATGTTCCCACTAGTCTTCGGATGGAACCAGCAAACGtccggtaccaagcccagtcctctaaccattacCTCTGCCCTACACTCAGTTAGCAACAGTTACAGGTGACTGACAGCACAATGCTGAGAGGCTTATACTAAGCCTGTCATAATAGATATTTTTTGTGGTCCATATATTGTCCAAAATAATATATAGAAATAACTGGAACGATAATGATAATATTATACTGTTGAATTTTAATGGTAGTACACCCCCTTTAAAAGCAATGAATGTTGAACAAAAAGTAGTTATTTAGAATATACAGACTTTGGAATtggaataataaatacataaacaaaatgaataatcctaaataaataaaacaactgttTACAAACAAATCACCCTGACAACCCCAGAACAGAAGACAGGGAAACAGAACTGAGCAAGTAGATAAACTATTGGTgacattcatttttatgtaaacaaacatgtaagtaaacacaatgGGCAACATTGAGGTCTGTAAAAATTATTGAGGAAATGTCCAAATATTGTATGACAAGTCCATATATAATTAATGTGCCAGGCCTAGTTTATACCATTCTAGCCATTGCTTGGAATTTTTCATGATGACTTTAGGCTCATTTGCAGACTGTCTAGAGCATCTAATTGCATGATATTATGTAGAGATTATACACTGATATGCCAAAAGTTATGGGATAGCAGTGTGTAAATTGATTATGAATTGCCGTTACTTGGGAAGCCCACTCCTGTTTAAGTTTTGAGGTGTTATCTTGTGGATGAGGTTGAACACTGGCCAGTGTGCTCATGAAGAGGGAACGTGAATTATCGTAGTTTGAATGAGTAATGATGGTGTTGGCCAGGTGAATAGTACGTTCCATTTCCCAAGTTGCATGGACATTTAACATTCCTCAATCAAGTGTGTACCGGTGATACCCCATAGGAGGCATCGTGTCTGGTAGTGTCTGGCTAGCATTATCCATAGTGGATCTTCTGCTAACATATCGCATGAAAGCTGAAAAACACTGCCCTGACCATGTGTTCACATTGACTATTTTAGCCAGAAATTGTTGATCACAATTAGCAACTGTGGCCAGCCACTGCAGTGTCCATTGTGGATGGTAATGCATTTTGTGATGCAACCCTGCCATGAGCATGCTGGCCAGTGTTCGAAAGACCTCATCAGTGATACAGGTGTGAGGGCTCCCAAGCATCCCTTGAGGTAACACCACTTCATAATAACTTTACATACTGCTAACCCATGATGTTCAGCATGTCAGTGTATAGGTAGGAAAAGCTTTTTTGCTCATTTGGTGCACTGTAAAGTAAGTTGAATTCCGTTTACTGGGGTGCCATTTGGACATAAACAAAAGcaactttaaataaatactgaAGTAACCTGTGCAGCATCAGTGGCACCTAACCATGTATAAGTGTTTGACTGAGTTGCTTTATGCACTAAATCCTAAATGACAGTTTCCTCTTCACTGCTGTGTACAGATGCAAAATG belongs to Hoplias malabaricus isolate fHopMal1 chromosome 9, fHopMal1.hap1, whole genome shotgun sequence and includes:
- the LOC136706633 gene encoding LOW QUALITY PROTEIN: galactose-specific lectin nattectin-like (The sequence of the model RefSeq protein was modified relative to this genomic sequence to represent the inferred CDS: substituted 1 base at 1 genomic stop codon), producing the protein MQGPSEAGRSQLSIPSSSLSIIFVVNFCCVVKTELQDEWFQFNSLYFTIFITQETWSDAEQNCVAMGGHFASVHSSEEETVIXDLVHKATQSNTYTWLGATDAAQEGVWMWTDGSEFDYTNWSPGQPDNYEIEHCLHIYYEGFIP